The Archangium primigenium genomic interval GCCTGGTGGAGCCGGCGCCGGGGGTTCGGCCTCGTGCTCGTGGACATGCGCCAGCGCGTACTCACCGTGGCGGGCCAGGAGGTGCTCAGCCAGGAGCAGGTGGGCCTCAAGGTGAGCCTCGCGGTGCGCTACGCCGTGGTGGACGCGGCGCGGGCGCAGCACACGGTGCAGAATCACGCGGAGGCGCTGCACCTGGCCGCCCAGCTCGCGCTGCGCGAGGAGGTCGCGCGGCACACCGTGGAGGAATGGGTATCGGGGCGCGTGGCGCTCGGCCAGGCGCTGCGCGCGCGCGTGGCCGTCGAGGCCGAGGCGCTCGGGCTGGACGTGGCGGCGGTGGAGCTCAAGGACGTGATGTTGCCCGCGGACCTGCGCCGCGCCTTCGCCGAGACGCTCAAGAGCCGCAAGGAGGCTCAGGCGCGGCTG includes:
- a CDS encoding slipin family protein, producing MDSMTVWQGVLGAVALGGVARAAMRRVVVPEGFCALLYRDGRFVRARPPGAWWSRRRGFGLVLVDMRQRVLTVAGQEVLSQEQVGLKVSLAVRYAVVDAARAQHTVQNHAEALHLAAQLALREEVARHTVEEWVSGRVALGQALRARVAVEAEALGLDVAAVELKDVMLPADLRRAFAETLKSRKEAQARLEKARGESATLRHLANAARQVERQPALMRLRVLQTLEDARGTPGTTFVLGTATEPLPPPRPAKKKKGASKPEAP